A single genomic interval of Mucilaginibacter robiniae harbors:
- the hisG gene encoding ATP phosphoribosyltransferase produces MKPLKIAIQKSGRLNEKSVELLKNCGLNFENYKSSLISPVSNFPLEILFLRDDDIPEYVQDGIADLGIVGENVIQETEVEVTYLQKLGFGKCSLKIAVQNNSSIESLAELDGKSIATTYPVILDKFLKSNNIQADIRTISGSVEISPGLGLSDAICDLVSTGGTLKSNGLKPFADVMSSEAVLIGRKGSENEDLVQELIQRVQSVLRAKETKYVVLNVSRHNLDTVLQLLPGVKSPSVVPLAEEDWVAVHTVIPERDFWDRISQLKQAGAQGIVVMPIEKIIL; encoded by the coding sequence GTGAAACCATTAAAAATAGCCATCCAAAAGTCAGGAAGGCTCAATGAAAAATCTGTAGAGCTGCTTAAGAACTGCGGCCTGAATTTTGAAAATTATAAAAGTTCGTTGATCTCTCCAGTATCAAACTTCCCGCTCGAAATCTTATTTCTGCGTGATGATGATATTCCGGAATATGTACAAGATGGCATAGCCGACTTAGGTATAGTTGGTGAAAACGTAATTCAGGAAACTGAGGTTGAAGTAACCTATTTGCAAAAACTTGGCTTCGGCAAATGCTCATTGAAAATTGCTGTACAGAACAACAGTTCTATTGAAAGCTTAGCTGAGTTAGATGGCAAATCTATCGCAACCACTTACCCGGTTATTTTAGATAAATTCCTTAAAAGTAATAACATTCAAGCAGATATAAGAACAATATCTGGCTCTGTAGAAATATCACCAGGCTTAGGTTTGAGCGATGCCATCTGCGATTTAGTATCAACCGGCGGCACCTTAAAAAGCAACGGTCTGAAACCTTTTGCTGATGTAATGTCGTCAGAAGCGGTATTGATTGGCCGCAAAGGTTCAGAAAATGAAGACTTAGTTCAGGAGCTTATTCAACGTGTGCAATCAGTTTTACGAGCTAAGGAAACCAAGTATGTCGTACTAAATGTAAGCCGTCATAATCTGGATACCGTTTTGCAATTACTGCCTGGTGTAAAAAGCCCATCAGTAGTGCCTCTGGCTGAAGAAGACTGGGTTGCTGTACATACGGTAATTCCGGAACGCGATTTTTGGGATCGTATCAGCCAGCTGAAACAAGCTGGTGCTCAAGGAATTGTAGTAATGCCAATTGAAAAAATAATTCTCTAA
- the gltB gene encoding glutamate synthase large subunit, with product MNQTECEQQGLYRSEFEHDSCGTGFIANINGHKANQIIHDALTMLENMEHRGACGCDPESGDGAGILIQLPHEFLMEECSEMEVSLPEPGEYGVGMIFFPKDSALKKACRNIIQSAIEKLGLTILGFRKLPVNSQVIGETARQVEPDVEQVFVLRPSYINNTEDFERKLYVLRRYINKTVNDTYPAAGDFFYFTSFSCKTIVYKGQVTTFQLRQYYQDLSDPRMASGFAMIHSRFSTNTFPSWKLAQPFRLIAHNGEINTLTGNLNWFYSGVKSLASSYFSQDEMEMLLPVIDNNQSDSACLDNIVEILLHSGRSLPHVMMMLIPEAWDGNEQMDPLKKAFYEYHATLMEPWDGPAAITFTDGKVVGALLDRNGLRPMRYTLTNDGRIIAASETGVLEIDQSTVLRKGRLQPGKMLLIDTVQGKIITDEEIKQQIAAQQPYGRWLENYKIRLSELAEPRLAFASLSPDSVFRYQQVFGYTREDIDTIIRPMALDAKEPIGSMGTDVPLAILSDNPQHLSSYFKQFFAQVTNPPIDPIRERLVMSLATFIGNNGNLLDEDKMHCHCVMLKHPILRNHQLEKLRSIDTGLFHAKTLQTYFKADGQPGSLEKGIARLCRYAEDAVEDGFEVLILSDRALDSEHAPIPSLLAVSAVHHHLIKKGCRGAVGLVVEAGDVWEVHHFACLLAFGATAVNPYLALSTIETIKNNGSLETELDYKALSKNYVKAVCDGLLKIFSKMGISTLQSYHGSQVFEILGINSSVVNRYFTGAVTRIGGLGLDEIAREALCKHEVGFTNNKTAGRILPDGGIYQWKRRGEVHLFNPDTIHLLQHATRTKNYDLYKRYAALVNEQSEKHFTIRGLLDFAHHREAISVDEVEPIEKILKRFSTGAMSFGSISHEAHSTLAIAMNRIGGRSNTGEGGEDELRYEVMENGDSMRSAIKQIASARFGVTASYLTNADELQIKMAQGAKPGEGGQLPGHKVDEWIAKTRHSTPGVGLISPPPHHDIYSIEDLAQLIFDLKNANRQARINVKLVSKAGVGTIAAGVAKAHADAILVSGYDGGTGASPISSVKHAGLPWELGLAEAHQTLVRNKLRSRVVLQTDGQLKTGRDLAIAALMGAEEWGVATAALVAGGCIMMRKCHLNTCPVGVATQDPELRKLFTGKPEHIVNLFYFLAEELREIMAELGFRTVNEMIGRVQFLKVKEGVKHWKANTIDLSGILHPVNNAKGLTLYKSEEQDHGLANIIDWQLLQDAQHALAEQVPVYGSYTIKNIDRTAGTLLSNEITKKYGAAGLPDNTINYKFTGSAGQSFGAFTTKGISFELEGEANDYVGKGLSGAQLAIYPSLTSTFEPSSNIIVGNVALYGATSGEAYIGGKAGERFAVRNSGAIAVTEGIGDHGCEYMTGGRVLILGQTGRNFAAGMSGGIAWVYNPDGEFVHNCNTEMVDLDPLEFADEEQIITLLRKHVQLTGSRLAQHLLNDWKEASVHFVKVFPKEYKRVLQQRQKQAIG from the coding sequence ATGAATCAAACTGAATGTGAGCAGCAGGGTCTTTACAGATCCGAATTTGAGCATGATTCCTGCGGGACCGGATTTATAGCGAACATTAATGGCCACAAGGCCAATCAAATTATTCATGATGCCCTCACTATGTTAGAAAATATGGAACATAGGGGCGCTTGTGGTTGTGACCCGGAATCGGGTGATGGTGCTGGTATTCTGATACAGTTGCCGCATGAGTTTTTGATGGAAGAATGTTCGGAAATGGAAGTGAGCTTGCCCGAACCCGGCGAATACGGCGTAGGTATGATTTTCTTCCCGAAAGATTCCGCTTTAAAGAAAGCCTGTCGTAATATTATCCAATCGGCTATAGAAAAACTGGGTTTAACTATCCTAGGCTTTCGTAAACTGCCGGTTAACAGCCAAGTTATTGGAGAAACAGCCCGCCAGGTTGAGCCAGATGTGGAGCAGGTATTTGTGCTGAGGCCATCATACATTAATAACACGGAAGATTTCGAGCGTAAACTATATGTGTTACGTCGTTATATCAATAAAACGGTTAATGATACTTACCCGGCAGCAGGCGATTTCTTTTACTTTACTTCGTTTAGCTGCAAAACTATTGTTTATAAAGGACAAGTTACCACGTTCCAGTTAAGGCAATATTATCAGGATTTATCTGATCCGCGTATGGCTTCTGGCTTTGCCATGATTCATTCACGGTTCTCAACGAATACATTCCCATCCTGGAAGCTGGCGCAGCCATTCCGTTTAATAGCGCACAACGGTGAAATCAACACCCTTACAGGCAACCTAAATTGGTTCTACTCCGGTGTGAAATCATTGGCTTCTTCGTATTTCAGCCAGGATGAGATGGAAATGTTGTTACCGGTTATTGATAACAACCAGTCTGACTCTGCCTGTTTAGATAACATTGTTGAAATTCTGCTGCATTCCGGCCGTTCATTACCTCATGTCATGATGATGCTGATACCGGAGGCCTGGGATGGTAACGAACAAATGGATCCGCTTAAAAAAGCTTTCTACGAGTACCACGCTACCCTTATGGAGCCTTGGGATGGACCGGCCGCTATCACCTTTACTGATGGTAAAGTAGTTGGTGCATTGCTTGACCGTAATGGTTTGCGCCCTATGCGTTACACCCTAACTAATGATGGCCGCATTATAGCCGCTTCAGAAACCGGGGTGCTGGAAATTGATCAATCTACCGTTTTGCGCAAAGGTCGTTTGCAACCAGGCAAAATGCTGTTGATTGATACAGTACAGGGCAAAATTATTACCGACGAAGAAATTAAACAGCAAATAGCCGCACAGCAGCCTTATGGCCGCTGGCTGGAAAATTATAAAATAAGATTAAGCGAACTGGCCGAACCACGCTTGGCGTTTGCCAGCTTGTCGCCCGATTCAGTGTTCCGTTACCAGCAGGTGTTTGGCTACACCCGCGAGGATATAGACACTATCATCAGACCTATGGCATTGGATGCTAAAGAGCCTATAGGTTCAATGGGTACTGATGTGCCATTGGCTATCTTGTCTGACAACCCCCAGCATTTATCTAGCTACTTCAAACAGTTTTTTGCGCAAGTAACTAATCCACCGATTGATCCTATAAGAGAGCGATTGGTAATGAGCTTGGCTACTTTTATCGGCAACAACGGCAACTTGCTGGATGAAGATAAAATGCATTGCCATTGTGTTATGCTGAAGCATCCCATATTGCGCAATCATCAGCTAGAAAAATTGCGCAGTATTGATACAGGCTTGTTCCATGCCAAAACGCTGCAAACTTACTTTAAAGCGGATGGACAACCAGGATCATTGGAAAAAGGTATTGCCCGTTTATGCCGTTATGCAGAAGATGCCGTAGAGGATGGGTTTGAAGTATTGATTTTATCAGACCGCGCTCTGGATTCAGAACACGCACCTATACCATCATTGCTGGCAGTATCAGCTGTACATCACCACCTAATTAAGAAAGGCTGCCGCGGAGCTGTAGGTTTAGTGGTGGAAGCTGGCGACGTTTGGGAAGTACACCATTTTGCCTGCTTGCTAGCCTTTGGTGCTACGGCTGTTAACCCATATTTGGCACTATCTACCATTGAAACCATCAAGAATAATGGTAGTCTGGAAACAGAACTGGATTATAAAGCATTGTCAAAAAACTATGTAAAAGCAGTTTGTGATGGTTTGCTCAAAATCTTTTCCAAAATGGGTATTTCCACCCTGCAGTCTTATCATGGTTCGCAGGTGTTTGAAATATTAGGTATCAATAGTTCAGTAGTTAACCGGTATTTTACCGGTGCAGTAACCCGTATTGGCGGCTTAGGTCTGGATGAAATTGCCCGTGAGGCTTTGTGTAAACACGAGGTTGGCTTCACTAACAATAAAACTGCTGGCAGGATACTGCCAGACGGCGGTATTTACCAATGGAAACGCCGTGGGGAAGTGCATTTGTTTAACCCAGATACTATACACCTACTGCAACATGCTACCCGTACTAAAAATTACGATTTGTACAAACGCTATGCAGCTCTGGTGAACGAACAATCAGAAAAGCATTTTACTATACGTGGTTTGCTGGACTTTGCACACCACCGTGAAGCTATTAGTGTTGACGAGGTAGAACCTATTGAAAAAATCTTGAAAAGATTTTCAACTGGTGCTATGTCATTCGGCTCTATATCACACGAAGCACACAGTACTTTGGCAATTGCCATGAACCGCATAGGTGGCCGTAGCAATACCGGCGAAGGAGGTGAAGATGAGTTGAGATATGAAGTAATGGAAAACGGCGATTCTATGCGCTCTGCTATCAAGCAGATTGCCTCAGCCCGTTTTGGTGTAACCGCCAGCTACCTGACCAATGCTGATGAATTACAAATTAAAATGGCTCAGGGCGCTAAGCCTGGTGAAGGCGGACAGTTGCCTGGCCATAAAGTGGATGAATGGATTGCCAAAACACGCCACTCTACACCAGGGGTAGGTTTAATTTCGCCACCACCACACCATGATATTTACTCGATTGAAGATTTAGCGCAGCTGATTTTTGATTTGAAAAATGCTAATCGCCAAGCCCGTATCAATGTAAAACTGGTATCAAAAGCAGGCGTAGGTACTATTGCTGCTGGTGTAGCCAAAGCTCATGCTGATGCTATTTTGGTATCAGGTTATGATGGGGGAACAGGCGCTTCGCCTATCAGTTCAGTTAAGCATGCAGGTTTGCCTTGGGAGTTAGGCTTAGCAGAAGCGCACCAAACCTTAGTACGCAACAAACTACGCAGCCGCGTAGTATTACAAACGGACGGCCAGTTAAAAACCGGACGAGATTTGGCTATTGCTGCTTTAATGGGTGCTGAAGAATGGGGAGTAGCTACGGCCGCGCTAGTAGCTGGTGGTTGTATCATGATGCGTAAATGCCATTTAAATACCTGCCCTGTAGGCGTAGCCACTCAAGATCCTGAATTACGCAAGCTGTTTACCGGCAAACCGGAGCATATAGTAAATCTATTCTACTTTTTGGCTGAAGAACTACGTGAAATTATGGCTGAACTAGGTTTCCGTACCGTAAATGAAATGATAGGTCGTGTACAGTTCCTGAAAGTGAAAGAGGGTGTTAAACACTGGAAAGCTAATACCATTGATTTATCAGGTATTTTACACCCAGTAAATAATGCAAAAGGGCTTACCCTGTACAAAAGCGAAGAGCAGGATCATGGTTTAGCTAATATTATAGATTGGCAATTACTTCAAGATGCACAGCATGCATTAGCTGAACAGGTACCGGTTTATGGTTCATATACTATCAAAAATATTGATCGTACAGCAGGCACTTTGTTATCTAATGAAATTACCAAAAAATATGGTGCAGCAGGGTTGCCTGATAATACCATTAACTACAAGTTTACCGGTTCGGCAGGTCAAAGCTTTGGCGCTTTCACTACGAAAGGTATCTCTTTTGAGCTGGAAGGTGAAGCTAATGATTATGTAGGCAAAGGCTTATCAGGTGCGCAGTTGGCTATTTATCCTTCGTTAACCTCAACGTTCGAGCCTTCCTCAAATATTATTGTAGGGAATGTGGCCTTATATGGTGCTACATCTGGTGAGGCTTATATAGGAGGTAAAGCAGGTGAGCGTTTTGCCGTTCGTAACTCTGGCGCAATTGCGGTAACAGAAGGTATAGGCGACCATGGTTGCGAGTACATGACAGGTGGCCGGGTGCTCATACTAGGTCAAACCGGGCGAAACTTTGCAGCTGGCATGAGCGGCGGTATAGCTTGGGTGTACAACCCTGATGGTGAATTTGTTCATAACTGCAACACCGAGATGGTTGATTTAGACCCGCTGGAGTTTGCCGATGAGGAGCAGATTATTACCTTATTGCGTAAGCATGTACAGCTAACTGGCAGCCGCTTGGCGCAGCATTTATTAAATGACTGGAAAGAAGCATCCGTGCATTTTGTTAAGGTATTTCCGAAAGAGTACAAGAGAGTATTACAACAAAGACAAAAACAGGCTATTGGCTAA
- a CDS encoding glutamate synthase subunit beta, translating into MGKETAFKEYNRELPHKAAPADRVKNYNEFVGLYSDEELNHQSARCMNCGVPFCHAGCPLGNIIPEFNDAVYRKDWEEAYEILSSTNNFPEFTGRICPAPCESSCVLGINKPPVTIEEIEKHIIEIAFERNLVKPAAPLVKTGKKIAVVGSGPAGMAAAAQLSKAGHLVTVYERDDRPGGLLRYGIPDFKLEKWVIDRRIQLMEESDVTFICNTEIGKDITAEELVRNYDAVVLATGSTIPRDLPIEGRSLKGIYYAMDYLVQQNKRLGNSPVEVKDILATGHDVIVIGSGDTGSDCIGTANRQGAKSVKQFGLMFQPPSQRTQHMPWPSYPTILRDTSSHEEGCERVWGISTKAFLGDEQGNLRALKVTDISWELDDFGRRVKFQEIEGSGREIPCTQVFLAMGFSHPQHEGLLQQLGAELDERKNIKAKEGIYRTNVSKVFACGDARRGQSLVVWAISEGRETARKVDEFLMGHSSLESKDAVSAFSY; encoded by the coding sequence ATGGGAAAAGAAACTGCATTTAAAGAATATAATAGGGAATTGCCACATAAGGCAGCACCTGCAGACCGGGTAAAGAATTACAATGAGTTTGTGGGTTTATATAGTGATGAAGAATTGAATCATCAATCTGCCCGGTGCATGAACTGCGGTGTGCCTTTTTGCCATGCTGGCTGTCCGTTGGGTAATATCATTCCGGAGTTTAATGATGCGGTATATCGTAAAGACTGGGAAGAAGCTTACGAGATATTATCATCTACCAATAATTTTCCGGAGTTTACTGGTCGTATCTGCCCGGCTCCGTGTGAGTCTTCCTGTGTTTTGGGTATCAATAAACCGCCGGTAACCATTGAAGAAATTGAGAAGCACATTATTGAAATTGCTTTTGAACGTAACTTGGTTAAACCGGCTGCTCCACTAGTCAAAACTGGTAAAAAGATTGCTGTTGTAGGTTCGGGCCCTGCTGGTATGGCTGCTGCCGCGCAATTGAGCAAAGCAGGCCATTTGGTAACCGTGTATGAACGTGATGATCGTCCAGGTGGTTTATTACGCTATGGTATTCCAGATTTTAAATTGGAAAAATGGGTTATTGATCGCCGTATTCAACTGATGGAAGAAAGTGACGTAACTTTCATCTGTAATACCGAAATAGGCAAAGATATTACCGCCGAAGAATTGGTTCGTAACTACGATGCCGTAGTGTTGGCTACAGGTTCAACTATACCGCGCGATTTGCCTATAGAAGGGCGAAGCCTGAAAGGTATTTATTATGCTATGGATTATCTGGTTCAGCAAAATAAGCGGCTTGGTAACAGCCCAGTTGAAGTTAAAGATATATTAGCCACCGGCCATGATGTAATTGTAATTGGCAGTGGCGATACAGGTTCAGACTGTATTGGTACGGCCAACCGTCAAGGAGCTAAATCAGTTAAGCAGTTTGGCTTAATGTTTCAACCGCCGAGCCAACGTACACAGCACATGCCTTGGCCTAGTTATCCGACTATTTTGCGTGATACTAGCTCGCACGAAGAAGGTTGTGAGCGGGTATGGGGCATTAGCACTAAAGCCTTTTTAGGAGACGAGCAAGGAAACTTACGTGCTCTGAAAGTAACTGACATTAGCTGGGAACTGGATGATTTCGGTCGTAGGGTTAAATTTCAGGAGATTGAAGGTTCTGGACGTGAAATACCTTGTACGCAAGTGTTTTTGGCTATGGGCTTTTCTCACCCGCAGCATGAAGGCTTATTGCAGCAATTAGGCGCAGAGTTAGATGAACGCAAAAATATTAAAGCGAAAGAAGGTATATATCGTACTAATGTAAGCAAAGTATTTGCCTGCGGCGATGCACGTCGGGGACAATCTCTAGTAGTATGGGCTATCTCCGAAGGCCGTGAAACTGCCCGTAAGGTGGATGAGTTCCTGATGGGGCATTCATCTTTAGAAAGCAAAGATGCGGTGAGTGCATTTAGTTACTAA
- a CDS encoding D-glycero-alpha-D-manno-heptose-1,7-bisphosphate 7-phosphatase yields MDTAKNKAVFLDRDGVLNKELGDYVCRLEDFQVLEHNFEALKELQNRGYLLIVATNQGGLAKGWYTEEQLATMHQHLKNLYAEHGVTFTDIYYCPHHPNFTGDCDCRKPKPGLLLRGIEQYNIDPAQSYFIGDRERDVEAGTAAGVTGILINSDQPISEMLDLIK; encoded by the coding sequence ATGGACACAGCTAAGAACAAAGCCGTATTTTTAGATCGTGACGGCGTTTTAAATAAAGAATTAGGCGATTATGTATGCCGACTAGAAGATTTTCAAGTATTAGAGCATAATTTTGAAGCTTTGAAAGAACTGCAAAACCGAGGTTACTTACTAATTGTGGCAACCAACCAAGGTGGTTTAGCCAAAGGCTGGTACACCGAAGAGCAATTAGCAACTATGCACCAGCATTTGAAAAATCTGTATGCTGAACATGGCGTTACCTTTACTGATATTTACTACTGCCCGCATCATCCCAACTTTACCGGTGATTGTGATTGTCGCAAACCTAAGCCAGGTTTGTTATTAAGAGGTATTGAACAGTATAATATAGACCCGGCACAATCTTACTTTATTGGCGACCGTGAACGTGATGTTGAAGCGGGTACTGCAGCTGGTGTAACAGGTATTCTTATTAATAGCGACCAGCCTATTAGCGAAATGTTAGATTTAATTAAGTAA
- the hisD gene encoding histidinol dehydrogenase has product MLKVYNYADLSTAQLQELVQRNVDPANDIRNIVEDILTNVQQFGDRALFDYARRFDGVALEKLFLDKAELAEIATALLPEQKEALELAYRNIYKFHESQLKAEAQIETMPGVTCWRELRPIEKVGLYIPGGTAVLPSTFLMLGIPARIAGCHEIVVCSPPQKNGKVNAFIAYVAQLLNIDRIYLSGGAQAIAAMAYGTESITKVDKIFGPGNQFVTKAKTIIQSTTVTAIDMPAGPSEVLVIADETSTPTYLAADLLAQAEHGVDSQSVLVATSQVIVEQTTAELERQLAILPRAEIASKAIANSYVIVVNSLDEAMQFSNQYAPEHLILATEQWSSITDKIINAGSVFLGNQTPESVGDYASGTNHTLPTSAYAKAYSGVSVDSFVKKITFQHLTSAGIQNIGPHVEVLADLEGLHAHRNAVSVRLQH; this is encoded by the coding sequence ATGCTAAAAGTTTATAATTATGCTGATTTAAGCACTGCACAATTACAGGAACTGGTACAACGTAATGTAGATCCGGCAAATGATATCCGTAACATCGTAGAAGACATACTGACGAACGTACAGCAATTTGGTGATCGGGCCTTATTTGATTACGCTCGACGGTTTGATGGCGTTGCATTAGAAAAGCTTTTTCTAGACAAAGCTGAGTTGGCCGAAATTGCAACTGCTTTATTGCCGGAGCAAAAAGAAGCATTAGAACTGGCTTACCGGAACATTTATAAATTTCATGAAAGTCAGCTAAAAGCTGAAGCGCAAATTGAAACTATGCCTGGCGTAACCTGCTGGCGCGAACTACGACCTATTGAAAAGGTAGGCTTGTATATTCCGGGAGGTACGGCAGTTTTACCAAGCACCTTTTTAATGCTGGGTATACCAGCTCGTATAGCGGGTTGCCATGAAATAGTAGTATGCTCACCACCGCAAAAGAATGGTAAAGTAAACGCCTTTATAGCGTATGTGGCTCAACTATTGAACATAGATCGCATTTATCTATCCGGCGGTGCACAGGCCATTGCTGCTATGGCTTACGGAACTGAAAGTATCACTAAAGTTGATAAGATATTTGGTCCTGGAAACCAATTTGTTACTAAAGCAAAAACCATTATTCAATCTACTACTGTTACTGCTATTGACATGCCGGCAGGTCCATCAGAAGTTTTGGTCATTGCTGATGAGACATCAACTCCAACCTACTTAGCAGCTGATTTGTTAGCTCAGGCAGAACATGGCGTTGATAGTCAAAGCGTTTTAGTAGCTACATCTCAAGTAATAGTTGAACAAACTACAGCAGAGCTGGAACGACAATTGGCAATTTTGCCTCGCGCTGAAATTGCCAGTAAAGCTATAGCTAACTCTTATGTAATTGTGGTAAATAGTTTAGATGAGGCCATGCAGTTCAGCAACCAATACGCGCCTGAGCATTTGATATTAGCTACTGAACAATGGTCGAGCATTACAGATAAAATTATTAATGCTGGTTCAGTGTTCTTGGGTAATCAAACCCCAGAAAGTGTTGGCGATTATGCATCAGGTACCAACCATACATTACCTACCAGCGCGTATGCTAAGGCCTATTCTGGCGTTTCGGTAGATTCATTTGTGAAAAAGATTACCTTTCAGCATTTAACATCCGCTGGTATACAGAACATTGGTCCTCATGTGGAAGTTTTGGCTGATTTAGAAGGTTTGCATGCACATAGAAACGCGGTAAGCGTTCGCTTACAACACTAA
- a CDS encoding RNA methyltransferase, whose protein sequence is MRKLKLDELNRASVEEFKQQDKLPVAVVLDNVRSMHNVGSIFRTSDGFAVEQVCLCGITGQPPHREIEKTALGATQSVNWTYYADTLQAVEDLRSSGYQIIAIEQAEQSVMLNNFTPEANQKYALIFGNEVNGVADGVMAQIDTCLEIPQFGTKHSFNIVVSAGIVLWDFFAKLNLS, encoded by the coding sequence ATGCGCAAACTTAAATTAGATGAACTGAACCGAGCATCGGTTGAAGAATTTAAACAGCAGGATAAATTGCCGGTGGCTGTGGTGTTAGATAATGTGCGTAGCATGCACAATGTAGGTTCTATATTTCGTACCAGCGATGGTTTTGCTGTAGAGCAGGTGTGTCTGTGCGGTATTACCGGGCAGCCTCCACATCGGGAAATTGAAAAAACAGCATTGGGTGCAACTCAATCTGTAAATTGGACCTACTATGCTGATACCCTGCAAGCTGTTGAAGATTTGCGCAGTTCCGGTTACCAAATTATAGCTATAGAGCAGGCTGAACAAAGCGTAATGCTTAATAACTTCACCCCTGAAGCTAACCAGAAATATGCGCTGATTTTTGGAAATGAAGTGAACGGTGTAGCCGACGGAGTTATGGCTCAAATTGATACCTGTTTGGAAATACCTCAGTTTGGCACCAAGCACTCTTTTAACATTGTAGTATCTGCCGGCATTGTACTATGGGACTTTTTTGCTAAGCTGAATTTAAGCTAG
- the hisC gene encoding histidinol-phosphate transaminase, giving the protein MFDINNILRENIKNLKPYSSARDEFQGEASVYLDANENAFGSPLEQQYNRYPDPLQMEVKKRLSDIKGVPTSNIFLGNGSDEAIDILFRSFCNPGIDNVILVPPTYGMYEVSANINNIAIQRMPLTTDYQLNVDGILNAINEHTKLIFVCSPNNPTGNSINRNDIETLLTSFNGLVIVDEAYINFSSQQSFIENLTQYQNLVVLQTLSKAWGLAGLRVGMAFASNEVIDVMNKVKPPYNINEASQQLALQALQNTEQVNSWIQEVLQERDKLIIQLQSLDFVLNIYPSDANFILVKTTDARGIYNFLVQHGIIVRDRSKVELCEGALRITIGKPEENSKLIETLKNFK; this is encoded by the coding sequence ATGTTCGATATTAATAATATACTTAGAGAAAATATAAAGAACCTTAAACCGTATTCGTCCGCACGTGATGAGTTTCAGGGTGAAGCCAGCGTGTATTTAGACGCTAATGAAAATGCTTTTGGCTCACCATTGGAACAACAATACAACCGTTACCCTGACCCGTTGCAAATGGAAGTTAAAAAACGGTTAAGCGATATAAAAGGTGTACCAACAAGCAATATATTTTTAGGTAATGGCAGCGATGAAGCTATTGATATATTATTCCGCAGCTTCTGTAATCCAGGCATAGACAATGTCATACTCGTACCGCCAACGTATGGCATGTATGAAGTATCAGCCAATATTAACAACATTGCTATCCAGCGCATGCCATTGACAACTGATTACCAGTTGAATGTTGATGGTATCCTTAATGCTATTAATGAACATACTAAGCTTATTTTCGTATGTTCGCCTAATAACCCAACCGGTAATTCCATCAATCGTAATGATATTGAAACACTGCTAACTAGCTTCAACGGCTTAGTTATAGTAGATGAAGCTTACATTAACTTCAGCAGCCAGCAAAGCTTTATAGAGAATTTAACTCAATACCAGAATCTGGTAGTACTGCAAACTTTATCAAAAGCTTGGGGTTTAGCAGGCTTACGTGTAGGTATGGCATTTGCCAGTAACGAGGTAATTGATGTAATGAATAAAGTTAAGCCTCCTTACAATATTAATGAAGCATCGCAGCAACTAGCTTTGCAGGCTCTGCAAAACACAGAGCAGGTAAATAGCTGGATACAAGAAGTTTTACAAGAACGAGATAAATTAATAATACAGCTTCAAAGTTTAGATTTTGTACTTAACATTTATCCATCTGATGCTAACTTTATCTTGGTAAAAACAACCGATGCCCGTGGTATATACAACTTTTTAGTGCAGCATGGGATTATTGTACGCGACCGCTCAAAGGTTGAGCTTTGTGAAGGTGCTTTGCGCATCACTATTGGTAAACCTGAAGAGAACAGCAAACTCATAGAAACCTTAAAAAACTTTAAATGA
- a CDS encoding YciI family protein yields MNQYVITAYDYTDTEALQRRIDVRPHHLDKVKELKENGNFIAGGAILNADGKMIGSVMMVQFESDEALEAWKNNDPYVLQKVWETIDVKPFKQAVV; encoded by the coding sequence ATGAACCAATACGTAATTACAGCTTACGACTACACCGATACTGAAGCTTTGCAGCGCCGTATAGATGTGCGTCCGCATCATTTAGATAAAGTAAAAGAATTGAAGGAAAACGGCAACTTCATAGCTGGCGGCGCCATACTAAATGCCGATGGTAAAATGATCGGTTCAGTGATGATGGTGCAGTTTGAAAGTGATGAAGCTTTAGAAGCTTGGAAAAATAACGACCCTTATGTGCTACAAAAAGTTTGGGAAACCATTGATGTGAAACCTTTTAAACAGGCTGTAGTATAA